In the genome of Mycobacterium lentiflavum, the window GCTTCCAGGATCGCCGATGTCCTCTTCTCAGTGCCACCGATGTGCTCGTCGACAAGATCCTTGCGTGAGACTTCGATGAATTCTGGCGATTCCAGGATGCCCAGGCCGAAATACATCTCGCAAATAAGCCGTGCTATAGACGTTTTCGCGGTTCCCGGCGGGCCGACCAAAGTCATGTGCAAGGTGTCGCGCTCCCCGATCTGGACACCACGCTCGATCATCTTCTGGTCATACACCTTGACGAATTTGAGTTCCTTGACATGCTCTTTGACGCGGCGGAGCCCGATGAATTCGTCGAGTTCACGTTCGGCGCGCTGCAGCACACGTACGGCTTCTTTGCGTTGCTCGGCTCTGCGCAGGTCGGCCACGCTGGGTCCGGAGTCGGGGTCCCACCGATTGGACCGGGCTGCAATCACGTCTGGGGTCGTGACGGTGACGCCGTAGCCGGTGTCATCGAGCGCGGCGGCGGCGTCTGGGCGCAGTTGACCGTCTACGCTGGCTGCGCTGAATTCTTTGCGGGCGGCGGCCTCGTCCCCCAACGCGCGGTGGCACAAGCCGCGGTATAGGGCCGCCTCGGCCAGCAGGTGCGAGGTATCGATCCCGCTCTGGTCGAGTTTGGACCGTTCGGCTTGGGTCACGACGGACGCCAGCGTGGCCAGCGCCGCCTCGAACTGTCCCAGCCCGGTTTGGGCGATGCCTTTGAGCAGTCGTGTGGCGGCCTCCACGATCCCACCGCTGCCCGACGATGGCTGCGAGGTCCACGTCAACAAGTCGGGCCAGCGGCGCGTCAGGAAAAACATTGCGGCCCCGACGAATCGGTGTATCTGCGCCTGACTGGGCTCGACGGTGAGGTCGACCTCGTCGAGAATTTTCTCCGCCCGGTCGTAGTCGCCTTGGCTAACTAGTGTCGCCGCGTAGGCCAGGGTGATCCCGGTCGGGGTGTGTGGGTAAAGATCAATGAGGAAGGGCGTAGACACTGTTGGCGCCAATGCCGAATCTGTGAGGCCAATCCGACGCGTTTCGCGGTGCAGAGTCGAGAGTGCATCATAGGCGCCGCGCAGGGTGTTAAGGCTGACGTCACCCGCGACAGCCAGCCCCATCCATGCGTCGCACATGCCGGGATCCATGTCGGTGGCCTGCGTGAAGGCTTCTCGCGCTCCCGCGTGATCGGTCCCGGCCCCACCGAGGCCCAGGCGGCTAATTCCCATGTCGAAATAGTCACGGGCACTCACTGATGATCATCCCTTGCTCGTGGTCGAGGCGGTGACGGAAATTCTACGGCCGACTCAGACCTCTCGATCGGTTGCTGCTGCTCAGATGATGTATCCAGTGGAAGGTCAGGATCCTCATCAGGGGTTGCGGGCTGGGGCGCCTGATGGCGCCCCACACCCAGGGCGGGTCGGCGCTGATGGCTCGGCAGCGCTGGCAGCCCATCTGAAGCTGCCATCGGCGGCTCGTCACCTTGGTCAGGTCTGAATGGCTGGCCGTCGCTGTTCGCGTCGCCTTGTTGAGCGCCGGTGTCTGAGCCGTCGCGGTGGTGATGTCGGCGGATGTGCTGGACGGTCTTTTCGGTGACGACGGCGGGAATCACGATCTCTGGCGCGGCGGCCGCGGCGGCGCCTTCTGCTGCTGTCGCGCCGGCGCCTTCTGCTGCTGCCGCCGCGGCATGTTCACCGGCGCTCGCCGCCGCCTCGCTTGCCCCTGCCTTTTCTGCTGCCATCCGGCTGGTGGTGGCCCGCGTGCGGGTCGCCATGGTCTCCTCCTCGTCGCGCACCCGGCTGGGCCGAGGCTTGATCGCATCAAAACCCGGCGCCGTGGTGTCGGCATCTGCCTCGGAACTATCGTCGTCGCCGGCGCTGTCGCTATCGCCGCGGCGCGCAACCCCGCGAAACAGCCCGCGCGCTTTGCGTCCCGCCTCAGCGTAGTCGTTGTATTCGTCGCGCACAGCACCGCTTGTGGAGTGCCACGCCCCACTGATGTGGTGGGCGATCGTGCCCAAACTGTCTGTGTAGAAATGCTTGTCGATGTAGTGGAACAAAAAGATGCCCACGACCGAACCCAGGCTCACCAATAACAGTCGCGGCACCACCGTGGCGCCGCCATGCCCGAGTTGCGGGGTGGTCAGCGCCCAGCCCATCCCGACTGCACTCAACGCCAAAAAGACGGTGAAGATCATCATCTCGACGCCATGCAAGAGCACCTGCGACACGCAGCGCATCGCGAATTTTTTGCCGCGGTGCCAACCGCTCATGCCGACCATCGCCGCGGGCACCACAACGATGCAGTAATAGGTGGCTTTGGCACCGACCAGCAACGTGCTCACGCCGACATACCAGATGAAAAGGCCGATCCAAAACGCGGCGAACAGGAACACCAGTCCCAGCACGAAGTCGTTGGCGCCCAATTGTTGGGCGTGGGCCAACGCTTGGGGTGCACCACATCCGGCCATCGCGTGCGCAGGTCCAGGTCCTTGGCTGTGCGCGGCCAAGATGGCCTGCGTCCAGGCCTGGCGACAGGTGCCCACATCGTCGACGACCATGCCGAAGTTTTGTAGCTGGAGAGCGGGGCGCGCCGTCGATGACACCAGCTGCGCCAGCAGGGCATCGAGCTGGGTATCCAGTGACTGGCCCGGAGCATACGAGCTCTGGCGGGCGTCCTGGGCGATCTGAAAGCCTGTGGCTCGCCCCATCCCCAAAAGGCCGTGATCGCTGACTAGATCGTCGATGGGGTCACGAAAGACCGTCCACACCAGTGCGGATAGCACTGCGGCGGTGCCCAGCAGGTTGCGCGCCTGGGCCGGCTGGCCGCGCTGGTGGTGATACCCCGCCAACACCACACAAACCGCGACTGCCAACGGCCCCAGCCACATCTGATTGACGAGCGTGTTCACCGTGGCGAAAACGGGCCGCCCGATTTGGACAAGAGCGACTAGCCACGAGCTCGACATTGCAAATCGCAACAGCCACAACGCGATCCCGATCGAGAACACCACAAGGGCAGCTTCATTGGTCAACCACCACGCCGCGGTGCTATGTGAGATCGCGGTTTGGGTGGCTGTGACGATCCAGGATCCCCACGATTCGGGATCGAACGCGCTGACGTGTTGGCCGTTGTTGAATGTGGCTTCGGTGGTGTCGACCATCGAGAGGAAGTAGTCAGCGATCGGCACGTTATCCAAGTCATGCAGCCCCGTCCACCCCAGCGCAGCGGCACCCACTGCTGCCGAGGCTTTGGGTGCGGCCACCACGGCCCACAGACACAGGACGTAGACACCGGTCATCGCGCCGATTACCCGGCGCAACCGCGGATGCTCCAGCAGCCAGACTGCCAGGGAATCGCTGGCGTTCATGCCATCACTGCCGCGGTGCTGTCGAATGCGCGTGCCTGCTCTTCGGTTGGCGCGCCGAAGAATTGAACGCGTGCTGGACGTCCGAGCTCGTCGACCAAGAATCCTTCCCCGAGTCGGGCACGATCGACCGCCCCGGCTTCGGTGACATAGCCGCCCCACTCCCCGCGATCAGAGAACATGTCTTCATCCGCGGTGGAGCCAGGACTGGTGTCCTCGCTTAGTGCGCTGACAAACTCGGGATACATGTCTGGGTCGATGCGCGCCCACTTCAGTGTTGCGTAGGCCAGTTGGGGGTCTTGCACGCGAAAGATCCATTTTTGCGTGACAAACTCATCCCCCATGCGGGCAAGGTCTCTGAAATCTTGTGTGATAAACCAGATTCCGCTTGCGTGCTTGCGGCCCCGGCGAGTGAACTTGTGCGCAATGCGTGCCGTGGTGGGAAACGCAAGCAGTTCGGCGCACTCCTCGAAGATCATGACGTCGAATACGTCGAGACGATCGAACATGTATCGCTGCTCTAGTTCAATGAGCAGGCCATAGATTGCCATGCCGGCGCGCTGGGTCCCCGAGAGTTTCGCGTAAAGATCGGCATTGGTGAGATCCTCGGTACTAGGCAGGCCCAGGTTGCCGGTCAGGTAGACCGTCGCCGGGGAGTCTTCCGGGCGGTAAGGCGGCAAGTGGTCGTCGAAAAGCCCGGGAAAATCCTCCTGAGCTGTCTCCAAGCGCAACAGCAGCTCGTCGTTGTCGGCGTCAGGCTGCGAGCGCAGATAGTCCAGCAGCGCGCGGTGGCTCGAAATCCCGTTACTGGCACGGTTTTCCGGCCGCACCAATCGTCGGTACCGCTTGGCGAGCAGGCTGTCGTACGAGAGCCCAATCCAGGGCAAAATATGGGCGGCCGCGATGCGCCCGGCGAGGTGAGCGGGGAAGATCACCAGCGGGTCATACAGGTACTGCGGCGTGGTCGGGTCGATGAAGCGCACACCCTCGATCGGTGTGAGGGCCCGCTTCCATTCGGCGATCGTGTCAGGCTCGAACACCACAACACGCCCGCCACGCAGGATCAGTTCATGCGCCGACAGTTTGGTGCGGTTAGATTTCCCGCCGCCGGGATCCCCGACGACGGCCAGCCCGGTGTTCTTGTTTCGACGCGCAGTTCCCTCGGGATCGTGCAGGATGATCGCCGGCCGCATCGAAGTTTGGTCGATGGCCAGCGCACTGCCTTTAACGTTGCCCACCCGCCCTGAAATCAGTGGCAAAAACAGCGACCACTTGTGTGCGCTGGTGGGATTGCGAAATTCGTCGAGCGGGCAGGTGTTTTCACTTCCGGTGTTGAATGCCTTCCACAGCAACGCCTGAGCGCCGCGATGGCGTTTGACAGCGATACCGACTGTGTCGAGCTCTTGGCGGACCTGCTTGACCGCATCCT includes:
- a CDS encoding ATP-binding protein; its protein translation is MAIAAIGGPTLLWVDSQPAGTTLPVLAVGVVLCVVTVGLMRLLLPKGRPSLSARLVFARNSIRPPHLCTSQARGSERQLRVDSSFDPPERVEGNLVFTSGGVYAEFLIDGLSVNMRSLDVHRRAARLTRNLGRYLPSGSHVRGLLVAEDQNAILRAMVGAHTNKSTWIGQCKHWVPIIAKANKWITKGYRGPVRPRFWLTVPVDAGTAGRTPLGQGKRAWDWVSGRDKDSSTSIHHYASVARQICGSLPDEFHIRAASPAQILWYRRHRAMLGVIHEPMPPTNTGPSSLDARDFPRIAFDEGDNAERPWWRPSFKALVRVYDPHDPGRGSSYQSFLTVEHFPETGLAFPRASYLNALLNVNTQASIEWTQHIYIRTPQDAQARNFRHTKNIKDQMRQRGHRGAENDELPRKLARTRAYTSHLNGNPAERELDHTVVIAVGADSPQILEDAVKQVRQELDTVGIAVKRHRGAQALLWKAFNTGSENTCPLDEFRNPTSAHKWSLFLPLISGRVGNVKGSALAIDQTSMRPAIILHDPEGTARRNKNTGLAVVGDPGGGKSNRTKLSAHELILRGGRVVVFEPDTIAEWKRALTPIEGVRFIDPTTPQYLYDPLVIFPAHLAGRIAAAHILPWIGLSYDSLLAKRYRRLVRPENRASNGISSHRALLDYLRSQPDADNDELLLRLETAQEDFPGLFDDHLPPYRPEDSPATVYLTGNLGLPSTEDLTNADLYAKLSGTQRAGMAIYGLLIELEQRYMFDRLDVFDVMIFEECAELLAFPTTARIAHKFTRRGRKHASGIWFITQDFRDLARMGDEFVTQKWIFRVQDPQLAYATLKWARIDPDMYPEFVSALSEDTSPGSTADEDMFSDRGEWGGYVTEAGAVDRARLGEGFLVDELGRPARVQFFGAPTEEQARAFDSTAAVMA
- a CDS encoding AAA family ATPase — its product is MSARDYFDMGISRLGLGGAGTDHAGAREAFTQATDMDPGMCDAWMGLAVAGDVSLNTLRGAYDALSTLHRETRRIGLTDSALAPTVSTPFLIDLYPHTPTGITLAYAATLVSQGDYDRAEKILDEVDLTVEPSQAQIHRFVGAAMFFLTRRWPDLLTWTSQPSSGSGGIVEAATRLLKGIAQTGLGQFEAALATLASVVTQAERSKLDQSGIDTSHLLAEAALYRGLCHRALGDEAAARKEFSAASVDGQLRPDAAAALDDTGYGVTVTTPDVIAARSNRWDPDSGPSVADLRRAEQRKEAVRVLQRAERELDEFIGLRRVKEHVKELKFVKVYDQKMIERGVQIGERDTLHMTLVGPPGTAKTSIARLICEMYFGLGILESPEFIEVSRKDLVDEHIGGTEKRTSAILEAARGCALFIDEAPELYKPDNERDFGHIAVDVIMKFAEDHRHDTMIAMAGYASPMNRLLSANPGLRSRFPFQLEFTSCDTDDLVRIAELFAARFHVAVESTALSRFSSTAEWLCNTPSTRPGDPHMLIDVAANGRFARTVIEQALRKAKARIAADPTVDLLTADLSSISTITLPDMDAALTDVLAALELVTP